From Xiphophorus hellerii strain 12219 chromosome 9, Xiphophorus_hellerii-4.1, whole genome shotgun sequence, a single genomic window includes:
- the npl gene encoding N-acetylneuraminate lyase isoform X2: protein MSLSVAERKDLAEEWCLRAKGRMDNVIIHVGCMSLKDSQDLARHAAEIGADGIAVISPSFFKPRTADALRKFLQEVASAAPTLPFYYYQIPSFTGVNVPVRDVIEDIEKLIPSFRGVKFSGSDLLDFGQCVSYSQPHWSVLYGVDEQLLAGLAMGANGAVGSTYNYMGCYVNQMISAFETKDLVKARTIQFKIQELVRYAIKLGFDIGVNKQLMAEVSGLHLGPPRLPVMPCSPDLAQLIIQKYQSIFV from the exons ATGTCCCTCTCTGTTGCAGAGAGGAAGGACCTGGCAGAGGAGTGGTGTCTGAGAGCAAAGGGAAG AATGGATAACGTGATTATACATGTCGGATGCATGAGCCTCAAAGACTCCCAGGATCTG GCTCGTCATGCAGCAGAGATTGGAGCTGATGGGATAGCAGTCATTTCTCCCTCCTTCTTTAAGCCCAGAACTGCAG ATGCTTTGAGGAAATTTCTGCAGGAAGTTGCTTCAGCTGCTCCAACTCTGCCCTTTTACTATTACCAAATCCCATCATTTACGGGGGTGAATG TTCCAGTGAGAGATGTGATAGAAGACATCGAGAAGCTCATTCCCTCCTTCAGAGGAGTAAAGTTCAGTGGGAGCGACCTGTTGGACTTTGGCCAGTGTGTCAGTTACAGCCAGCCGCACTGGTCAGTCCTGTACGGTGTGGACGAG CAATTGCTAGCTGGTCTGGCAATGGGAGCTAATGGAGCTGTTGGCAG CACATATAACTACATGGGATGCTACGTCAACCAGATGATTTCAGCCTTTGAGACTAAAGATCTAGTCAAAGCCCGAACCATTCAG TTCAAAATCCAAGAACTCGTGCGTTACGCCATAAAACTTG GTTTTGATATTGGAGTAAACAAGCAACTGATGGCCGAGGTGTCGGGCTTGCATCTTGGTCCGCCTCGACTCCCTGTGATGCCATGCTCTCCTGATCTCGCTCAGCTGATCATACAGAAATACCagagtatttttgtctaa
- the npl gene encoding N-acetylneuraminate lyase isoform X1: MAPANDRKVTGLLAATFTPLTAQGEVNLSVIGPYVDYLTEKQGIKGIFVNGTTGESMSLSVAERKDLAEEWCLRAKGRMDNVIIHVGCMSLKDSQDLARHAAEIGADGIAVISPSFFKPRTADALRKFLQEVASAAPTLPFYYYQIPSFTGVNVPVRDVIEDIEKLIPSFRGVKFSGSDLLDFGQCVSYSQPHWSVLYGVDEQLLAGLAMGANGAVGSTYNYMGCYVNQMISAFETKDLVKARTIQFKIQELVRYAIKLGFDIGVNKQLMAEVSGLHLGPPRLPVMPCSPDLAQLIIQKYQSIFV, from the exons ATGGCTCCTGCAAATGACAGAAAGGTGACAGGTCTGCTTGCTGCCACATTCACTCCTTTGACCGCTCAAGG TGAGGTCAACTTATCAGTGATTGGACCTTATGTTGACTACTTGACAGAAAAGCAAGGTATAAAGGGCATATTTG TCAATGGCACGACCGGAGAGAGCATGTCCCTCTCTGTTGCAGAGAGGAAGGACCTGGCAGAGGAGTGGTGTCTGAGAGCAAAGGGAAG AATGGATAACGTGATTATACATGTCGGATGCATGAGCCTCAAAGACTCCCAGGATCTG GCTCGTCATGCAGCAGAGATTGGAGCTGATGGGATAGCAGTCATTTCTCCCTCCTTCTTTAAGCCCAGAACTGCAG ATGCTTTGAGGAAATTTCTGCAGGAAGTTGCTTCAGCTGCTCCAACTCTGCCCTTTTACTATTACCAAATCCCATCATTTACGGGGGTGAATG TTCCAGTGAGAGATGTGATAGAAGACATCGAGAAGCTCATTCCCTCCTTCAGAGGAGTAAAGTTCAGTGGGAGCGACCTGTTGGACTTTGGCCAGTGTGTCAGTTACAGCCAGCCGCACTGGTCAGTCCTGTACGGTGTGGACGAG CAATTGCTAGCTGGTCTGGCAATGGGAGCTAATGGAGCTGTTGGCAG CACATATAACTACATGGGATGCTACGTCAACCAGATGATTTCAGCCTTTGAGACTAAAGATCTAGTCAAAGCCCGAACCATTCAG TTCAAAATCCAAGAACTCGTGCGTTACGCCATAAAACTTG GTTTTGATATTGGAGTAAACAAGCAACTGATGGCCGAGGTGTCGGGCTTGCATCTTGGTCCGCCTCGACTCCCTGTGATGCCATGCTCTCCTGATCTCGCTCAGCTGATCATACAGAAATACCagagtatttttgtctaa
- the sec22bb gene encoding vesicle-trafficking protein SEC22b-B isoform X1, translating into MLLLTMIARLADGLPLAASMQEDEQGSEKVGRDLQQYQTQAKQLFRKLNEQSPTRCTLEAGSMAFHYFIEQGVCYLVLSEASFSKKLAFAYLEDLQAEFHEQHGKKVPTVSRPYSFIEFDTYIQKTKKLYIDSRARRNLGSINTELQDVQRIMVANIEEVLQRGEALSALDSKASNLSSLSKKYRSDAKYLNTRSTYAKLAAGGVFFIMLIVYIRFWWL; encoded by the exons ATGTTGCTGCTGACGATGATCGCTCGGCTGGCTGACGGTCTGCCGCTGGCCGCTTCAATGCAGGAGGACGAGCAG GGAAGCGAGAAG GTGGGTCGAGACCTTCAGCAGTACCAGACTCAGGCCAAGCAGCTTTTCAGGAAACTCAACGAACAGAGTCCCACACGCTGCACCTTAGAGGCTGGATCGATGGCGTTTCA CTATTTCATAGAACAAGGAGTTTGCTACCTTGTGCTGTCGGAAGCCAGCTTTTCCAAGAAGCTAGCCTTTGCGTACCTTGAAGACCTGCAGGCAGAGTTTCATGAGCAGCACGGAAAGAAGGTCCCCACAGTGTCCCGTCCTTATTCCTTCATTGAGTTTG ACACCTACATTCAAAAAACCAAGAAGTTGTACATCGACAGCCGAGCCAGAAGGAACCTGGGCAGCATCAACACTGAGCTGCAGGACGTGCAGAGGATCATGGTGGCGAACATCGAGGAGGTCCTGCAGAGAGGGGAGGCGCTCTCTG CACTAGACTCCAAGGCCAGCAACTTGTCCAGCCTGTCGAAGAAATACAGGAGCGACGCCAAATATCTGAACACCCGCTCCACTTACGCCAAGCTGGCAGCAGGGGGCGTCTTTTTCATCATGCTCATCGTTTACATTCGCTTCTGGTGGCTCTGA
- the sec22bb gene encoding vesicle-trafficking protein SEC22b-B isoform X2 → MLLLTMIARLADGLPLAASMQEDEQVGRDLQQYQTQAKQLFRKLNEQSPTRCTLEAGSMAFHYFIEQGVCYLVLSEASFSKKLAFAYLEDLQAEFHEQHGKKVPTVSRPYSFIEFDTYIQKTKKLYIDSRARRNLGSINTELQDVQRIMVANIEEVLQRGEALSALDSKASNLSSLSKKYRSDAKYLNTRSTYAKLAAGGVFFIMLIVYIRFWWL, encoded by the exons ATGTTGCTGCTGACGATGATCGCTCGGCTGGCTGACGGTCTGCCGCTGGCCGCTTCAATGCAGGAGGACGAGCAG GTGGGTCGAGACCTTCAGCAGTACCAGACTCAGGCCAAGCAGCTTTTCAGGAAACTCAACGAACAGAGTCCCACACGCTGCACCTTAGAGGCTGGATCGATGGCGTTTCA CTATTTCATAGAACAAGGAGTTTGCTACCTTGTGCTGTCGGAAGCCAGCTTTTCCAAGAAGCTAGCCTTTGCGTACCTTGAAGACCTGCAGGCAGAGTTTCATGAGCAGCACGGAAAGAAGGTCCCCACAGTGTCCCGTCCTTATTCCTTCATTGAGTTTG ACACCTACATTCAAAAAACCAAGAAGTTGTACATCGACAGCCGAGCCAGAAGGAACCTGGGCAGCATCAACACTGAGCTGCAGGACGTGCAGAGGATCATGGTGGCGAACATCGAGGAGGTCCTGCAGAGAGGGGAGGCGCTCTCTG CACTAGACTCCAAGGCCAGCAACTTGTCCAGCCTGTCGAAGAAATACAGGAGCGACGCCAAATATCTGAACACCCGCTCCACTTACGCCAAGCTGGCAGCAGGGGGCGTCTTTTTCATCATGCTCATCGTTTACATTCGCTTCTGGTGGCTCTGA